Proteins encoded in a region of the Streptomyces sp. NBC_00258 genome:
- a CDS encoding FAD binding domain-containing protein produces MDFLRPASWEEALAAKAEHPTAVPIAGGTDVMVEINFDHRRPEYLLDLNRIGELGEWEVGEESVRLGASVPYTAIMEQLRGELPGLALASHTVASPQIRNRGGVGGNLGTASPAGDAHPALLAAGAEVEAQSVRGTRLIPIDEFYTGVKRNALAADELIRAVHIKKADGPQQYSKVGTRNAMVIAVCAFGLALHPDTRTVRTGIGSAAPTPVRAKAAEEFLNAALEEGGFWDNGRIITPSVAKQFAELCSAACNPIDDVRGTASYRRHAVAIMARRTLTWTWESYRGTAAHSEGVA; encoded by the coding sequence ATGGACTTCCTTCGCCCCGCCAGCTGGGAGGAGGCGCTCGCCGCGAAGGCCGAGCACCCCACCGCTGTGCCGATTGCGGGTGGCACCGATGTGATGGTCGAGATCAACTTCGACCACCGCCGGCCCGAGTACCTGCTGGACCTGAACCGCATCGGCGAACTGGGTGAGTGGGAGGTCGGCGAGGAGTCCGTCCGCCTCGGCGCCTCGGTCCCGTACACGGCGATCATGGAGCAGCTGCGCGGCGAGCTGCCCGGCCTGGCCCTCGCCTCCCACACGGTGGCCTCCCCGCAGATCCGCAACCGCGGCGGCGTCGGCGGCAACCTCGGCACCGCCTCCCCGGCCGGCGACGCCCACCCCGCCCTCCTCGCGGCGGGCGCGGAGGTCGAGGCCCAGTCCGTACGAGGCACGCGGCTGATCCCGATCGACGAGTTCTACACCGGTGTGAAGCGCAACGCGCTCGCCGCCGACGAGCTCATCCGGGCCGTCCACATCAAGAAGGCCGACGGCCCACAGCAGTACTCGAAGGTCGGCACACGCAACGCCATGGTGATCGCGGTCTGCGCCTTCGGTCTGGCCCTGCACCCCGACACCCGCACGGTCCGCACCGGCATCGGCTCGGCCGCGCCCACACCCGTACGGGCCAAGGCCGCCGAGGAGTTCCTGAACGCGGCGCTCGAAGAGGGCGGCTTCTGGGACAACGGCAGGATCATCACCCCGTCGGTCGCCAAGCAGTTCGCGGAGCTGTGCTCCGCCGCCTGCAACCCGATCGACGACGTCCGGGGCACGGCGAGCTACCGCCGCCACGCGGTCGCCATCATGGCCCGCCGCACGCTCACCTGGACCTGGGAGTCGTACCGCGGCACCGCCGCCCATTCGGAGGGAGTCGCGTAA
- a CDS encoding PucR family transcriptional regulator produces MRLRALLDTDALGLRLLGGEDELDRTVRGVMTTDLRDPSRYLSGGELVLTGLAWRRDATDSEPFVRILASAGVTALGAGEAELGPIPEDLVAACARHRLPLFAVNESVAFATITEHVVRQVSGERAGDLAAVVDRHRRMMTSGPAGGGPDVVLDLLGSDLDLRAWVLSPAGRLIAGSPDAEPGLPAAVCAALAGEHLSAVRTGRRGPYRVAVGGTTYSLFPIRSSARGPGTAVTTGARDVRETVLSDWLLAVEADAGDWPAERLDLLEGVTQLISVERDRRDAARTVRRRLAQEVLELVQTGAAPGEIAARLRVAAPVLLPGLGAAPHWQVVVARVEWDGGEIEGGPVAQALLEEILVDPLSSGPEPSDRIAVAHTGDEAIALVPLPAVSSEHDGSEAGLHADTLLAAVRDPLSAGLDDDGRLTLGVSASVHSAEGLRGALEEARHARRVAAARAGRVCAAGHQELASHVLLLPFVPDDVRRAFTARLLDPLRDYDRRHRAELIPTLEAFLDCDGSWTRCAARLHLHVNTLRYRVGRIEQLTSRDLSRLEDKLDFFLALRMS; encoded by the coding sequence ATGCGGCTGCGCGCACTGCTGGACACGGACGCGCTGGGCCTGCGGCTGCTCGGCGGCGAGGACGAGCTGGACCGCACGGTCCGTGGCGTGATGACCACGGACCTGCGGGACCCCAGCCGCTATCTCTCGGGCGGCGAGCTGGTGCTCACGGGGCTCGCCTGGCGCCGCGACGCCACCGATTCGGAGCCCTTCGTACGGATCCTCGCGAGCGCCGGGGTCACCGCGCTGGGCGCGGGCGAGGCCGAGCTGGGCCCCATCCCGGAGGACCTGGTGGCGGCCTGTGCGCGGCACCGGCTGCCGTTGTTCGCCGTCAACGAGTCGGTGGCCTTCGCGACGATCACCGAGCACGTCGTACGGCAGGTGTCGGGCGAGCGCGCCGGGGATCTGGCGGCCGTGGTGGACCGGCACCGGCGGATGATGACCTCGGGTCCCGCGGGCGGCGGCCCGGACGTGGTCCTGGACCTGCTCGGCTCCGACCTGGACCTGCGGGCCTGGGTGCTCTCCCCCGCCGGGCGCCTCATCGCGGGCTCCCCCGATGCCGAGCCGGGGCTGCCCGCCGCGGTGTGCGCGGCACTGGCGGGCGAGCATCTGTCGGCGGTCCGCACCGGGCGGCGCGGGCCGTACCGGGTGGCGGTGGGCGGCACGACGTACTCGCTCTTCCCGATCCGCAGCAGCGCGCGGGGCCCGGGCACGGCGGTCACGACGGGCGCGCGGGACGTCCGCGAGACGGTCCTGTCGGACTGGCTGCTCGCGGTCGAGGCCGACGCCGGGGACTGGCCGGCGGAACGGCTCGACCTGCTGGAGGGCGTGACCCAGCTGATCTCCGTGGAGCGGGACCGGCGGGACGCGGCACGCACGGTGCGGCGGCGGCTCGCGCAGGAGGTCCTCGAACTGGTGCAGACCGGTGCCGCGCCCGGTGAGATCGCGGCGCGGCTGCGGGTCGCGGCGCCCGTGCTGCTGCCGGGGCTCGGCGCGGCCCCGCACTGGCAGGTCGTGGTCGCCCGGGTCGAGTGGGACGGCGGGGAGATCGAGGGCGGCCCGGTGGCGCAGGCCCTCCTCGAGGAGATCCTCGTCGACCCGCTGTCGTCGGGGCCCGAACCGTCCGACCGGATCGCGGTCGCCCATACGGGTGACGAGGCCATCGCGCTCGTACCGCTTCCGGCGGTTTCCTCGGAGCACGACGGCTCGGAGGCCGGGCTGCACGCGGACACCCTCCTGGCGGCCGTACGGGACCCGCTGTCGGCGGGCCTCGACGACGACGGGCGGCTCACCCTCGGCGTCAGCGCCTCCGTTCACTCGGCGGAGGGGCTGCGCGGCGCCCTGGAGGAGGCCCGGCACGCACGCCGGGTCGCCGCGGCGCGGGCCGGCCGGGTGTGCGCGGCCGGGCACCAGGAGCTGGCGTCGCACGTCCTGCTCCTGCCCTTCGTCCCGGACGACGTGCGTCGCGCCTTCACGGCGCGGCTCCTCGATCCCCTCCGCGACTACGACCGGCGCCACCGCGCCGAGCTGATCCCGACCCTTGAGGCGTTCCTCGACTGCGACGGCTCCTGGACCCGGTGCGCAGCCCGTCTGCACCTGCACGTCAACACGCTGCGCTACCGGGTGGGACGCATCGAACAGTTGACGAGTCGCGATCTTTCCCGCCTGGAGGACAAGCTCGACTTCTTCCTGGCGTTGCGGATGAGCTGA
- a CDS encoding (2Fe-2S)-binding protein: MSAPAPAETSPGADVRPVGSALTAAYTRMTEALPALGVTELAPHEPAPTGDGWISVAGLAAGGADLDAFLAWDDDQVLTDHGRRGRPDVIASFGLHRYAWPACLLITVPWFLLRRVPRFPVEHVTFQRMPGSIAVRVGEFACLPDDPAAALPGARVVPDEEALRAEVRAAVAEHLEPVLDGFGPRTRRRGRALWGMATDEVVESLWYVAGLLGEQRRATDELERLFPGTTRPYVGTAGFREVTGSNGECLSTRDRASCCFYYTLDAEDTCANCPRNSEAVRIAKLTAEAAAAV, from the coding sequence ATGTCCGCTCCCGCCCCGGCCGAGACCTCGCCCGGCGCAGACGTACGCCCGGTCGGCTCGGCCCTCACAGCGGCGTACACGCGGATGACCGAGGCACTCCCGGCCCTGGGCGTCACGGAGCTCGCACCGCACGAACCCGCCCCGACGGGCGACGGGTGGATCTCCGTCGCCGGGCTCGCGGCCGGCGGGGCCGACCTGGACGCGTTCCTCGCTTGGGACGACGACCAGGTGCTCACCGACCACGGACGGCGGGGCCGCCCGGACGTGATCGCCAGTTTCGGCCTGCACCGTTACGCCTGGCCGGCCTGTCTGCTGATCACGGTGCCGTGGTTCCTGCTGCGCCGGGTGCCCCGCTTTCCCGTGGAGCACGTCACCTTCCAGCGCATGCCCGGCAGCATCGCCGTACGCGTCGGTGAGTTCGCCTGCCTGCCGGACGACCCGGCGGCCGCACTGCCCGGGGCCCGCGTCGTCCCCGACGAGGAGGCCCTGCGCGCGGAGGTGCGGGCCGCAGTGGCCGAGCACCTGGAACCGGTCCTCGACGGATTCGGCCCCCGGACCCGACGCCGGGGCCGCGCCCTGTGGGGCATGGCGACGGACGAGGTCGTCGAGAGCCTCTGGTACGTCGCCGGACTCCTGGGCGAGCAGCGGCGCGCGACGGACGAACTGGAGCGGCTGTTCCCCGGCACGACCCGGCCGTACGTCGGCACGGCCGGCTTCCGCGAGGTGACCGGTTCGAACGGCGAGTGCCTGTCCACCCGTGACCGGGCGAGCTGCTGCTTCTACTACACCCTCGACGCCGAGG